A genomic stretch from Phocoena phocoena chromosome 9, mPhoPho1.1, whole genome shotgun sequence includes:
- the LOC136128018 gene encoding peptidyl-prolyl cis-trans isomerase A-like, with translation MVNPTVFFDIAVDGEHLGHVSFELFSDKFPKTAENFCALSTGEKGFGYKGSCFHRIIPGFISHTIGTGGKSIYEEKFDDKNFLLKHMGPGIFSMVNAGPNTNSSQFFICTAKTEWLDGKHVVFGKVKEGMNVAEAMECFGSRNGKTSKKITIADCGQI, from the exons ATGGTCAACCCTACCGTGTTCTTTGACATCGCCGTCGATGGCGAACACTTGGGCCACGTCTCCTTCGAG CTGTTTTCAGACAAATTTCCAAAGACAGCAGAAAACTTTTGTGCTCTGAGCACTGGGGAGAAAGGCTTTGGTTATAAAGGTTCCTGCTTTCACAGAATAATTCCGGGATTTATTTCACACACCATTGGCACTGGTGGCAAGTCCATCTATGAGGAGAAATTTGATGATAAGAATTTCCTCCTGAAGCATATGGGTCCTGGCATCTTTTCCATGGTAAATGCTGGCCCCAACACAAACAGTTCCCAGTTTTTCATCTGCACAGCCAAAACTGAGTGGTTGGATGGCAAGCATGTGGTCTTTGGCAAGGTGAAAGAGGGCATGAATGTTGCGGAAGCCATGGAGTGCTTTGGGTCCAGGAATGGCAAGACCAGCAAGAAGATCACCATTGCTGACTGTGGACAAATCTAA